A stretch of the Desulforamulus ferrireducens genome encodes the following:
- the hisG gene encoding ATP phosphoribosyltransferase, whose protein sequence is MITIALPKGTLYQPSVKLLGLAGLNIEAIKDPGRQLVLYSEADAVRFIICRPTDIPTYVEYGAADLGLVGKDTIVEQHKDVYELLDLKYGGCRFMVAVPEGKEQELQQWNQTRVATKFPHIAEEFFRRHGMQMEIIKLHGNIELAPIVGLAEMIVDLVSTGRTMKENKLVPIAEVLSSTTRLIANRVSHRLKSERINPLVEKMRQIVEEGLMDGSN, encoded by the coding sequence ATGATAACCATTGCTTTACCCAAGGGCACACTGTACCAACCGTCGGTCAAACTGCTTGGTTTGGCTGGCTTAAACATAGAGGCCATCAAAGATCCAGGACGTCAACTGGTTCTTTATTCCGAAGCAGATGCGGTTCGTTTCATTATTTGTCGTCCCACGGATATTCCCACCTATGTGGAATATGGCGCCGCGGATTTAGGATTGGTGGGGAAAGATACTATCGTGGAACAGCATAAGGATGTTTATGAGCTGCTGGATTTAAAATACGGCGGCTGTCGCTTTATGGTGGCTGTACCGGAAGGTAAAGAACAGGAACTGCAACAGTGGAATCAAACCAGAGTGGCGACCAAATTTCCCCATATCGCAGAGGAATTTTTCCGCCGACATGGCATGCAGATGGAGATTATTAAACTGCATGGCAATATCGAACTGGCCCCCATTGTGGGTTTGGCTGAAATGATTGTGGATTTGGTATCCACCGGACGGACCATGAAAGAAAACAAACTGGTGCCCATCGCTGAGGTGTTAAGCTCAACCACACGCTTAATTGCCAACCGGGTTAGTCACCGGCTGAAAAGCGAGAGGATCAACCCGTTGGTGGAAAAAATGCGGCAGATAGTGGAGGAGGGTTTAATGGATGGGAGTAATTAG